A stretch of Aedes aegypti strain LVP_AGWG chromosome 2, AaegL5.0 Primary Assembly, whole genome shotgun sequence DNA encodes these proteins:
- the LOC110676549 gene encoding uncharacterized protein LOC110676549 isoform X2, whose translation MFTVAQFFEKQQLRVLAVPVSWVRDGCLLWPKLPSNEKIEKLRNGGCEFHGATKKIPVIVSRKYKSLHSAEAAAEDLLKQEVSDIETKRKLLKHRKSKPEESRPLKDYNKIISEIASSKKPALDSDIAIQQQEHPGTIAASSQLVQLPPQDYSSVPTYIQPRELGHQTQRPPINSLPVKTDRAQLAANFVETVQALGTQSVTQSEVGYLPQVIFKKPVDQSNRAKSSDIARPRQIQRNEEPFHRDEAAHAVLELPDGEQQFQSVYVTDDNIVYLNPTLNNPDSIESSGIDA comes from the exons ATGTTCACCGTGGCTCAATTTTTTGAGAAGCAACAGCTACGTGTGCTTGCTGTTCCGGTGTCATGGGTCCGAGATGGATGTTTGTTGTGGCCCAAACTTCCATCGAACGAGAAGATTGAAAAACTTCGGAACGGAGGATGCGAGTTCCATGGTGCAACGAAGAAAATTCCGGTCATTGTGAGCCGGAAATATAAAAGCCTGCACTCGGCAGAGGCTGCAGCCGAAGACCTACTAAAACAGGAAGTATCGGATATTGAAACCAAGCGAAAATTGCTGAAGCACCGTAAATCTAAGCCCGAGGAATCACGCCCTTTGAAAGACTACAACAAAATTATTAGTG AAATCGCCTCATCTAAAAAACCCGCACTCGATTCTGACATCGCGATTCAGCAGCAAGAGCATCCTGGAACTATTGCAGCATCATCTCAGCTAGTTCAGCTGCCACCACAAGATTATTCTTCCGTTCCGACATATATTCAGCCTCGAGAATTGGGACACCAAACACAGCGACCGCCGATTAATTCGCTGCCTGTTAAAACTGATCGGGCGCAGCTAGCGGCCAACTTTGTTGAAACGGTACAAGCTCTCGGAACACAGTCTGTGACCCAAAGCGAGGTGGGATACCTACCCCAAGTTATCTTCAAAAAGCCGGTCGATCAAAGTAACCGCGCTAAATCATCTGACATTGCTAGGCCACGTCAAATCCAACGAAACGAAGAACCGTTTCATAGAG atGAAGCCGCCCATGCTGTATTGGAACTACCGGATGGTGAGCAGCAATTCCAGTCTGTATATGTGACTGATGATAACATCGTCTACCTCAATCCAACGCTAAACAATCCAGATTCCATTGAATCCTCAG
- the LOC110676549 gene encoding uncharacterized protein LOC110676549 isoform X3, protein MFTVAQFFEKQQLRVLAVPVSWVRDGCLLWPKLPSNEKIEKLRNGGCEFHGATKKIPVIVSRKYKSLHSAEAAAEDLLKQEVSDIETKRKLLKHRKSKPEESRPLKDYNKIISEIASSKKPALDSDIAIQQQEHPGTIAASSQLVQLPPQDYSSVPTYIQPRELGHQTQRPPINSLPVKTDRAQLAANFVETVQALGTQSVTQSEVGYLPQVIFKKPVDQSNRAKSSDIARPRQIQRNEEPFHRDEAAHAVLELPDGEQQFQSVYVTDDNIVYLNPTLNNPDSIESSD, encoded by the exons ATGTTCACCGTGGCTCAATTTTTTGAGAAGCAACAGCTACGTGTGCTTGCTGTTCCGGTGTCATGGGTCCGAGATGGATGTTTGTTGTGGCCCAAACTTCCATCGAACGAGAAGATTGAAAAACTTCGGAACGGAGGATGCGAGTTCCATGGTGCAACGAAGAAAATTCCGGTCATTGTGAGCCGGAAATATAAAAGCCTGCACTCGGCAGAGGCTGCAGCCGAAGACCTACTAAAACAGGAAGTATCGGATATTGAAACCAAGCGAAAATTGCTGAAGCACCGTAAATCTAAGCCCGAGGAATCACGCCCTTTGAAAGACTACAACAAAATTATTAGTG AAATCGCCTCATCTAAAAAACCCGCACTCGATTCTGACATCGCGATTCAGCAGCAAGAGCATCCTGGAACTATTGCAGCATCATCTCAGCTAGTTCAGCTGCCACCACAAGATTATTCTTCCGTTCCGACATATATTCAGCCTCGAGAATTGGGACACCAAACACAGCGACCGCCGATTAATTCGCTGCCTGTTAAAACTGATCGGGCGCAGCTAGCGGCCAACTTTGTTGAAACGGTACAAGCTCTCGGAACACAGTCTGTGACCCAAAGCGAGGTGGGATACCTACCCCAAGTTATCTTCAAAAAGCCGGTCGATCAAAGTAACCGCGCTAAATCATCTGACATTGCTAGGCCACGTCAAATCCAACGAAACGAAGAACCGTTTCATAGAG atGAAGCCGCCCATGCTGTATTGGAACTACCGGATGGTGAGCAGCAATTCCAGTCTGTATATGTGACTGATGATAACATCGTCTACCTCAATCCAACGCTAAACAATCCAGATTCCATTGAATCCTCAG
- the LOC110676549 gene encoding uncharacterized protein LOC110676549 isoform X1, with protein MFTVAQFFEKQQLRVLAVPVSWVRDGCLLWPKLPSNEKIEKLRNGGCEFHGATKKIPVIVSRKYKSLHSAEAAAEDLLKQEVSDIETKRKLLKHRKSKPEESRPLKDYNKIISEIASSKKPALDSDIAIQQQEHPGTIAASSQLVQLPPQDYSSVPTYIQPRELGHQTQRPPINSLPVKTDRAQLAANFVETVQALGTQSVTQSEVGYLPQVIFKKPVDQSNRAKSSDIARPRQIQRNEEPFHRDEAAHAVLELPDGEQQFQSVYVTDDNIVYLNPTLNNPDSIESSDQYEKHKRAL; from the exons ATGTTCACCGTGGCTCAATTTTTTGAGAAGCAACAGCTACGTGTGCTTGCTGTTCCGGTGTCATGGGTCCGAGATGGATGTTTGTTGTGGCCCAAACTTCCATCGAACGAGAAGATTGAAAAACTTCGGAACGGAGGATGCGAGTTCCATGGTGCAACGAAGAAAATTCCGGTCATTGTGAGCCGGAAATATAAAAGCCTGCACTCGGCAGAGGCTGCAGCCGAAGACCTACTAAAACAGGAAGTATCGGATATTGAAACCAAGCGAAAATTGCTGAAGCACCGTAAATCTAAGCCCGAGGAATCACGCCCTTTGAAAGACTACAACAAAATTATTAGTG AAATCGCCTCATCTAAAAAACCCGCACTCGATTCTGACATCGCGATTCAGCAGCAAGAGCATCCTGGAACTATTGCAGCATCATCTCAGCTAGTTCAGCTGCCACCACAAGATTATTCTTCCGTTCCGACATATATTCAGCCTCGAGAATTGGGACACCAAACACAGCGACCGCCGATTAATTCGCTGCCTGTTAAAACTGATCGGGCGCAGCTAGCGGCCAACTTTGTTGAAACGGTACAAGCTCTCGGAACACAGTCTGTGACCCAAAGCGAGGTGGGATACCTACCCCAAGTTATCTTCAAAAAGCCGGTCGATCAAAGTAACCGCGCTAAATCATCTGACATTGCTAGGCCACGTCAAATCCAACGAAACGAAGAACCGTTTCATAGAG atGAAGCCGCCCATGCTGTATTGGAACTACCGGATGGTGAGCAGCAATTCCAGTCTGTATATGTGACTGATGATAACATCGTCTACCTCAATCCAACGCTAAACAATCCAGATTCCATTGAATCCTCAG